The following nucleotide sequence is from Xiphophorus maculatus strain JP 163 A chromosome 22, X_maculatus-5.0-male, whole genome shotgun sequence.
ttgttgttgtttttgtggcgcaagaatttttctctctcttgtaTTTCTCTTTCCATTTAACGTACcccaaaacatttagtttatttttttatcttcaaaaaaaaaaaaaaaaaacatacacaccaGAGTCTTtgtgagagatttttttttttgatgaaaaaaaaaaaaaggtccaatCTCCAAATCCAAATATCTGAAAAGAGAGAATAACAGCAACAGTGAATTGTTCCCTATTTAGCCAGGACACCCAACACAAAGCCTCTCTAAGGATCCCTAAAACCCCTCAAGGACTCCTAGTGGATCCTTACAACGGGCAGCAGCACTCTAACAAAAAGATGCTCATAGTTCGTCCTGTGACAAATTAGTTCTAGACACTTTTCATACAGCCCAATTTATATGCCATTTGAGTCACTTAGACCAAACTGGTCATCACATGtgaatcattttctttgcagCTGCTCCATTTTTTCTAAAAGCCTATAGCACCCTAGTTTCCAGCtggaggaaaaaagaggaagaaaaacacacacacacacacacacacacacacacacacacacacacacacacgcacacacacacacacacacacacacacacgcacacacacacccacacacctacacacacacgcacacacacacgcacacacagcaAAAGGAATGACAGCTCTATTGTAACCTCAGATGTTGCTGGAGAAAGTACAGGACTAACCTGGGCTTTAAATAAAAGCTAGTCTTTCTTTAAGAATCACAGCTTGAAAGTGGAGTTTCCTGACTGGATTTTACTTTCTGTTATGAGCCGCCTGAGGTTGCGGCTCCTTGCCGGGCTCCCTGTCTGTGCGGCGTGTTGTAAAATATGAGCTGTGTTAGAACATGAGCTCCTGACTTCCTTTGTGTGAATCTCTGCCATATTTAGAAAGAAATGAGATTAAGAGAGGAAAGCTGAGAGTCAGACTTGaagaaggaggagaggagaatGATGCGACTTCTCCAGATCCCACATGGACCCAAGAGCTATAAACTGGATGCCGAAATACAGTTTGATGTTCGTATTTTGGGCTTTTAGATGGCACATGttctaaaacaaacagcatggCATTAAATATGTGTATTCAGTCAGACATTCTGAATGTCATATGTGGATGGAAATGGTTTCAGATGAGATTTAGTCTGGAAGGATGGGCTTTGTACAAAGAGTTTGTGGTGAACATCTGCACTTCTGTCTTTCCCTGGTGTAGCACATCCTATTAtttgtttcttccttttgaGCCACACAACAGACACAAAGAGTCCAATTTGGTCACCAGTTCCCTCACACATGCTTGATTTCCTGGGTTGGAACCGTTGGCCACCCTGGAGCACAGGGGGGCTTGTGGGCCCTCTgaccagccagccagccagagcccccccccccccaaaaccAGAACAACGTCTTCAATGAAAACTGAAAGTTAAAACAGTAAAGCGCTGTGTTTCAATTTGTGGAGAAACGTTCACCTTTCATCTATTTCTTTACTggttatgttttgtttggtgtgtgtgcctgtgtggatGCAGTAcaataaacaagtaaataaataaataaataaaataaaaataaactgcattgacacattattattactataataattataataattcttTATTGATTTACACAGGCTGAACCAAAAtcctaccaaaaaaaaaaaagaaaggggaagtagggggtaaaaataaaataaagaaatccctTATGCTTTAAATATCGACCATTAAAAAGCCACTGCGTAATTTGCTTCTTCAGTCTGGATTACCtgaagtgtgtttgtgtgtctgagtgAGCAGCGTGGCACAACGACAAAAGGCTGACGACACGAGGTGCTGTCATCACTTACACACTGCTGACAGCAGCCTGGACACGAAACTGCGGCTAAAAGTCATCCTGGCGTCAGAGGGAACAGTTAGAGCTTCAAACTAGTCCTACAGCATGGTACGACCCGGGGTTTCTTGATgggaaatcttttaaataaactccTAAACtactaagtaataataataataataataataataataataataataataataataataacaacagcAAGTTTTTCTCCATGTCAGATCACCGTGGCTCACCGCACACAGAGCCGAGCACAGCAGGCAGCGGCTCGGACTGCGGAGGAAGGAGATGTGGGGGTGGTGGTTGGACCGGTCAGCGGAGCGTTTTGCCGCAATCAGTCCAGCGTTGATCAGTCAACAGCTCTTTGGAAATAACAtgatcaaagtaaaaaataaaataaaataaaaatataaaaaaaaaaaaaaaacaattctcaGAATTCCACAAAAATATATGTGTTCTAAAATGAGAGCCTTTAGGTAggtctgattaaaataaataaataaataaaaatacaagagatgttttttattttattttatttttttgcgaTCAAATAGTAGAAGGGACGTCCCGTGATGACGTGGCCAAATTATTCCcgacagaaaatgtcaaatttaaagcAACGACTTCCGCTTCCGCTGGACAGCTTTAGGGTGCGAGAAAACTGCCCAGGCCCTTCTATTCAACGGAATAAGAAATCAAGAATAGGcgtttaattaataataaaaaaaataacaacaataatgataacaacaacaataatagtagtaataataatgataaccCTTTATTTTGAAGAGGTGTGCACATGACCTGACATAAACATGACATCATCCGTCATGATGaaagagtctttatgaatgtttatgactgttgtcaagtgtcattcggtaaatgatgacacttttaatgcaaagttcacacatttaatggacttttaatacaacCTTTAATACAACTATGCACTAAAAGGGAAACGtgccttcatgttcatgactgttgttgtcatgtttatgacagtccatcaaataaagtgtaataataataataataataataataataataataataataataataatagtaaaaatattaacatgtttctatttcatttgcttttaaagCCTTGATTTGGCAGCAAGAAAGGgaagaaaacaagacatttccGGAACATTCTTCTTCCGCCTTTGTAAACACGTTCTTTTATTGGCCCTGCAGAATGTTGACAATCACTAACAATGGGAGGAATTCTGGCCGACCCTCGCGGCCTTGCAGGGATCAGTGATGAAGTTGGATGTGCATCAGAGCAATCACAGCCGACTGTAATGGGTTGACACCGGCCGTAATGAAAAGCAATCGAGGTTAAGGCCTTCCAAGCCACGCGCAGGGCGTCCTTATTCCAGAAATATTCCCTAAAttcattctctttttttgtttgttgtgattCGTATGCACCGCACTGTCACACAAAGGTATTGGATTACTATTTTAAATGGATGAACAAAACTAAATTCAGCCAGCAGATTGAGCAGATGTCAGTGAAACTATGAATAAAGAAGCTGAATACAACTTGTGACATGTCAAAGCTTTCTGATATTCTATTGTCTTAATATTTACTGGATGTGTGACTCTGGACAGAGTATGAGACAGCAGAATAATGAGTGTAACTTGTAACGTCCTTGTTTATGTTTGTCACGGCTCATAAACAAACCTACAGTTTGCTGTGAATGATGATTGACCCCGttgactcaaaaaaaaaaaaaaaaagaaagaaaaacgatCGCAGCACTCGACTTCGACTTCCCACGCGCCAGTCGTCACCTGTGCATTATGTTTCCATGGTAACGCACAACATTAAAACATCGACATCGACGTTAAGCAGCCCTCGTCCGGAGAAGATGGACTATAACAAAATGAGAATGGCGGCTGCCGAGTATTTCCGGAGGAACGGAGTTCCGGCGACATTACAGAGGCTTCTGAATGAGTACTTCGTCCATCAGCCCCCGGACATTCATGGCTACCTGGTAGGTTATTTTGTTTCTCCCCACTGAAGGGGTAAACAGTCACAACTCACCCGTTACGGTTAAACCATCCGATTATAAAGCCAATTAATCGGAGAAAAACGCACACCACTATATGAGTTAttctaaatatgtttaattaccaagtatttctatTATCGGGGCCTGCCATAGCATTACATGGGGAATGGCTGCCAGTGTAACTGATGTAACTGACACCAAGAAACGAAGTGAATTTTTGACCCCCGACATATTTTTGAAATCGCCCTCACGCCTACAAAAATTGCTGTATCGGTATGAAAACCGAATGCCTGCTCCCGTAAAATGTTTCCGAAATTTCTGTAAACTTTTCTATGCAACTTACTATAAAAAACCAACACATATACCGTAAAGATTTACTCTACGTAAGTGAAAAACACGGCAGGACGGCatgatatattgacattttattgtaaaaaacaaaacaaaataaaataaaaaactttatggTTGTCATGAGGTGTGGtgcgggttggtgaggcagacgctgtagacccaggtatgatgaatatgatgtttctttaatgaaaataagtccagtaacaagaagcaggcacaaggacacactgacaacgaatagacgaggacccgacgaggaacaagggacacaggtggagttaaatacacgggagggtaatcacagagacgagacacacctgggaacaatcaaggggaggacaggacaacgaagagacgcaaggacacaaaaaactctaaatgaacacagaaaacacagatcctgacagtacccccccctcaagggcggctaccagacgcccaaaaaaaaaaaaaccacaacaagggtgggcggaggggcgccagagtccagaaaaaacaaaaacacaacaagggtgggcggaggggcgctggacggggggccagagtccagaaaaacaaaaaactacccaccatcgtgggcggaaacacaagaagggccaagagtccataaacaaacaaaaaactacccacagggtgggcggaggcaaaggaggcgggaaccacggaggtggtccggtggtcgtccgcggcggcgggaaccacggaggtggtccggtggtcgtccgcggcggcgggaaccacagaggcggtccggcggccgtccgcggcgctggaggcgggaatcacggaggcgggaaccacggaggcggtccggcggccgtccgcggcgctggaggcgggaaccacggaggcggtccggcggccgtccgcggcgctggaggcgggaaccacggaggcggtccggcggccgtccgcggcgctggaggcgggaaccacggaggcggtccggcggccgtccgcggcgctggaggcgggaaccacggaggcgggaaccccggaggcgggaaccacggaggcggtccggcggccgtccgcggcgctggaggcgggaaccacggaggcggtccggcggccgtccgcggcgctggaggtggcgatgagtcccgggggccgcccacagacggcgacgacgagccccccgaggcagggtctctggtggagcacagggggtctcggtcggagcacaaggggtctcggtcggagcacaaggggtctcggtctcgggaggaacgctgggggtctcggtctcgggaggaacgctgggggtctcggtctcgggaggaacgctgggggtctcggtctcgggaggaacgctggggtctcggtctcgggaggaacgctgggggtctcggtctcgggaggaacgctgggggtctcggtctcgggaggaacgctgggggtctcggtctctggaggaacgctggaggtcagggtctctggaggaacgctggaggtcagggtctctggaggaacgctggaggtcagggtctctggaggaacgctggaggtcagggtctctggaggaacgctggaggtcagggtctctggaggaacgctggaggtcagggtctctggaggaacgctggaggtcagggtctctggaggaacgctggaggtcagggtctctggaggaacgctggaggtcagggtctctggaggaacgctggaggtcagggtctctggaggaacgctggaggtcagggtctctggaggaacgctggaggtcagggtctctggaggaacacagggagtctcggtaggaacacagggagtctcggcctcgggtgcgccggctggaacgccggctgactcggcctcgggtgcgccggctggaacgccggctgactcggcctcgggtgcgccggctggaacgccggctgactcggcctcgggtgcgccggagcgaagccttggaaccggccgcgtaggcgagccgcagcgaagccttggaaacggccgcggaggcgagccgcagcgaagccttggaaccggccgcggaggcgagccgcagcgaagccttggaaccggccgcggaggcgagccgcagcgaagccttggaaccggctgcggaggtgacagctccggaaggcgacgaggggccgggtccaccggcggctcacgtcgctgtctccgggcggcctggggtgcgcctgctggaacgccggctgattcggcctggggtgcgccggctggaacgccggctgattcggcctgcggtgcgccggctggaacgccggctgattcggcctcgggtgcgccggctggaacgccggctgaaacggcctcgggtgcgccggctggaacgccggctgaaacggccCCGGGTGCGCCGGCCGCACCGGTTGGGGGTGCTGGTcccggagctggagctggatccGGGCTGGCGGAGAAACTgtgcggcttgggaggcagaggttcgccagccatgacggctagagccgccatacgctcccactctgcctccctctgcaactccaccaacccCTGGTGCGGAAAACGAGGAACCCAGTAGTCCAGTAGGAGCCCCAAGCGGATGGCGAAACCGAGCCGTCTGCAGGCAGCGTACGGTTTGGCCATCGCCTCCTTATATTCCCCGATCGTGTCCGTCAGCTCCTTTAACTCCACCGGGTCcatggtgaaaagaaaaacgcGTGCCTCACCGTACttcctggtcgggtccttctgtcataaGGTGTGGtgcgggttggtgaggcagacgctgtagacccaggtatgatgaatatgatgtttctttaatgaaaataagtccagtaacaagaagcaggcacaaggacacactgacaacgaatagacgaggacccgacgaggaacaagggacacaggtggagttaaatacacgggagggtaatcacagagacgagacacacctgggaacaatcaaggggaggacaggacaacgaagagacgcaaggacacaaaaaactctaaatgaacacagaaaacacagatcctgacaatgGTTAATTACCAGTAGCTGTTGTTACCAAAATTTTACCataaaaattacagtacaaCACACAAGGAAGTGTAATTTCAATATggaaagttataaagaaaataagtcCAAATTAAACAACAATATAGATTATGAGTaattctttagtttttaaagaaacaatttcttgTTGTCTTAATATTTACTGGATGTGTGACGCTGGACAGAGTATGAGACAGCAGAATAATGAGTGTGACTTATTCACAACCTGCAGTTTGCTGTGAATGATGATTGACCCCGttgactcaaaaaaaaaaaagaaagaaaaacgatCGCAGCACTCCACGCGCCCGTCGTCACCTGTGCATTATGTTTCCATGGTAACGCACAACATTAAAACCATTGTAACGGTCgaatttgtgtgtttgtgcacgTTGGGAGGGAGCCGTtggactatatatatatatatatatatatatatatatatatatatatatatatatatatatatatatatatatatatatatatatatatatatatatatatatatatatatatatatatatatatatatatcgacGTTAAGTAGCCCTTGCCCGGAGAAGATGGACTTACACAGAAGGAGAATCGCGGCTGCCGAGTTTTTAGACAGGAAAGGAATTTCGGGGACATTAGAGAGGATTGTGAATGAGCTCTTCTTCCGGCAGCCCGCAGACGTTTATGGCTATATGGTAGGTTATTTTGTTTCTCCCCACTGAAGGGGTAAACAGTCACAACTCACCCGTTACGGTTAAACCATCCGATTATAAAGCCAATTAATCGGAGAAAAACGCACACCACTATATGAGTTAttctaaatatgtttaattaccaagtatttctatTATCGGGGCCTGCCATAGCATTACATGGGGAATGGCTGCCAGTGTAACTGATGTAACTGACACCAAGAAACGAAGTGAATTTTTGACCCCCGACATATTTTTGAAGTCGCCCTCACGCCTACAAAAATTGCTGTATCGGTATGAAAACCGAATGCCTGCTCCCGTAAAATGTTTCCGAAATTTCTGTAAACTTTTCTATGCAACTTACtataaaaaaaccaacacataTACCGTAAAGATTTACTCTACGTAAGTGAAAAACACGGCAGGACGGCATGATATATTGAcgttttattgttaaaaaaaaccaacaaccccaaaacaaaataaaaactttacgGTAGATTACCAGTAGCTGTTGTTACCAGAATTTTTACCataaaaattacagtacaaCATGTAATATTACACATTACAATATCTGCTGTTCTCTGTTTCAGAAATACTCAGCAGCAAATGACCTTATGACATGTTtccaaacccccccccccaaacatttcttttctattgaaaacatgcaaaaatggTGTGGGATAAGTATTTTTAAGTAGAAGTATGTACTCGCTCTTCAgctctgttctgtttttgtctgtgaAGCACTTTAACTTACCTCCTGGAAGAATAATGGGGGGGTGGGTGGGTACTAATGAACTTGCTGATTattgagtttttgtttgtttgttttattgctgaGAACTTTGTCAGAACAGAGAGAGCAACTCCCTTTCCAagtcatggaaaaacctcagaGCGTCATGTTCTGAGGTTGTCTCTGTCGACGCAGAAACAAAAGGTTTCTGGATTTTTCCTTCTTGTCTTTAGAAATGTCCTAGACTTTCTCCAAAACTGAATACAGTTGTTATGCTAGCATGGAAACAAAAACTACAGTAGGAAGAGAGACTTTAAAACTATGTGGCCATAGTCAGACTAACACTAAAGATTTTTACAACATGAAACTGGAATCTTAAATGCtttatataaatattgttttaagttttgtaatttggaaaaaaaaacaacccaaaaaacaGTAGAtgcaatttaaacattttttgcaacacCCTCTCGTCGGATTATCAGAAttagtaactttaaaaaaaaaataaaaaaatcaagccatattttgttgtgttgtcCCAACGTTGTGAATATTACACAATATCTGAGAGTATTAGAATTGAGAAcgatttgttttctctgtgtttttaatctttagaAATAAGCAACTGTTTTTGAGTATGACATTTTTGTGCATTGTTCTTGGGTGACTTTTgttaaaacagatatttttcctTCAGGCTGATTGCCTTTTGAAACTGTCTACACCACCGAAGATCAGTGATCTGAGAGGAAGAGCCGTTTTTTTAGGAAATGGACAGCTTATTGTTGAGGCAGAGGTTTTCTGCATCGACTGTaacaaagaaaaggtaaaaGCAATTCAGACGTCATCCACACAGATGAAGAACAAGTTGGTTGTCAAATGATCACAAGGttagattattttaatatgtcACAAAATTATAATATCTCACTATTCTTTGTTCCATTGATCCCATTAATCCCAAATTGCAGtcttaatttccctttttttccctacaTTCAGTAAATTTATTTAGGCTAAAATCTGGTTATGTTTTAATCACAGCAGGATATTGTTGAGCCCGGCCATAAAGGACAGAAAAGAGTGGTGGAATTGAATTCCAGAATACACTCTATTAacctctctttctttttttcctttttattttcaaaaatcttaAACTAAGGAAGAAAGAGTGTCAAAGCAAAATCAAGGTGTAAGAtgactgagataaaaaaaaaaaaatattttctccctATTTGGTGCGTCATTACTTCATTGGGGAGACACACATTAAAATCCTCTTCCCTACTCGCCAAGTAAAAGACTTCATCTTTGAAAAAAGCTTTGGATCCAAGCTACATCTACCACTCTACCGTTTTGGGCATCTGGCGACTAATATCCCAACTGAAAATGAGTCTGAGGCTGGCTTCAGCTGTCCTGGGAGAAGAGGAATCGCAGCGCCACACATGGTGCCCTGGCCGAGCCGAGCccttctccagctgctgcacACAGAGAGACCGCTACAAAGGTTTCCATTCCGACAAAATGCCACAACAGCTTATGTTTTGAACAGTATCATAGCCCATACTGTTCAAAAGAATGGTTAAAGTAAAGGGGTTGTGTCACGAAGATCAGATTAGGACATAAATTGTTCTCTgcgttgtgtttttgcattctTGATGAATGCCGAGCAGAGCTGGGACTACTGGCGATTCAAAGTTTTGAGcactaataacattttattgctatttttcttttttccactttcttcACTAAGCTATGCATCCATAGGTAATCTCCGGAACAGCTGTGAAATGAATTGTATTTATGTATAACTAGATGTTAAGGGCAGCACGACTGTTCCATTATTATTTGTACtatttaaaataccaaaaactaTCAAACAGATACCTAATTCTGTTTACTAAACTAGTTCATTCTCTTCTACAGCGCATGTCATCAGCAGCTGTCCTCAGTACCTTTGCACCAGTGGGAGCTGAAGAGAGTCAGAGGAGCTCTGATTATGTGGAGATTGCTCTTCAGTGGATACATGAACCGTTCAGGAGACTGCTACTGGACCAGAATCCATGTGATCAATCTGAAATTGATCAAATGCTGGGGTAATGACAAATGACAACTAATGTAACAAATGCAGGAGGCATTTTTAGGGGTCTATAACCAGATGCAAAAGAGGGGGGTCGATCGAGGGCTTTAGTGTGGTCCTGATAACAGCGAATGggagttttaaaaaactaatttggatTCTGTCTATTGCAGTCCACAACATCTCTGCTTTAATGTTGCTAAATCCTACGCAGAGCTTCTGagatgttttagaaatgttgtgttttgattgacgccaacattttaatttgtgttattCCTGGCAGCGATTTCTTCACGTCCTACCGTGAGGAGGAGAAAGCAAGGCGTGACAAGCTGAAGGCTGAAGCCAAGGAGCACGAAGCCGTGACTCTCGTGCCAGTAACgccagcaaaagaaaagaagagtaAAGGTAAATGTTACTCGTCGTAACCCTGTCTCAGAAATGCTGGTTCCCTGCTATTCTTCCGGGTTTTAATAATGCCTTGGTTGGACAATTCTCAACCCAATTTTAGGAATTTCTGAAATCTCCTTGGATGTTCTCCTTGGATGTTTTGCCAATGGTTGACCCGTCTTAAAAGTACTTGAACCCCTTTGGGGGAAGCACCCCTCAAGAAtgactaaaaatattaaagcttATATCTAGGACTCCAAGATGCGTATCTAACTCTTGACATGTTTAgtttcagggggaaaaaaatctaacttttcatctttttctttacatGACAGGCAAAAAGACCATTGTTGACGAGAAGCTATTTCCTCCACCAGAGCTGCCAGAGCCAGTTCTGCTGGAAGGCATGGCTGTTGGCTCAGTGTCCCTGGCTGTAGCTAAATGTGGGGCAGAAATAAAGGGAATGCCTCTTTACAAATATATATCAGCTCTGAAGAATCAAAAGGTTTGACTAaagcagaaatacaaatattttacagatatttttacaGAACATTGAAAGCATTCAAAAGGTTGAACTCATTTTGCCTAAGGAACCGGCACATTTTCATGTTCCTGTACCCTGGATAACTTTGCTTAGCTGTGGGAAGAAATCCCCTGGAAAACTCTGCTTACTGGAAGAAATTATTCTCATCTCCAAAGTGGGGCATccagtcaaacaggtattgatCTTCTCTACCAATATTTAGCCTTTTTTGTCCATTACCGACAGCAATGAGTTGACAGTTGTCATGGACTGGTTTGCTGTTTCTAAGGTCATTTTTTCGTGATTGCCCCAttgcttcattttatttgtcagaatTTTTGCATAGGGACTGCTGTGGATGTTCTATATTTTACTACGTTTGTCACATTTCCCCGACACCATTTTTCAAAAGTCACAAAGCTGTAAATGTCCTCAACAGAGTGTCACCTTGGCCTTTGAGTTGCAGAAGGAGATGATAAAACTGATGAGCACGTCAGGAAAAGGCGGGGTGAGAGACACTGCTGcataaattgtatgttttttactTGAAGTTTCTGTAAAAGGTTCGTACATGAAAGAGCACTTCATGGGGGATTTTCAGATTAATATAATGCAGGATGACAGAGAAAGCACAAAGgcctgaaaagatgttcaacgCTTCCTGCACATCACCTAGCTGAGTGATGTTGTCTTAGTTTCGCCAAACCTTAGaattgtttgatttaatttattatgtatgCACACTGCACTTGCCATTCACATGATAGCTTAAGCTAAgctgtttttgcacaaaaccaATTTTTAAATAGGCATGTTAGTGTCATCCACTGCTGGATATGTCAAAACGTTTTACATCAAAGCTGTCTGATTA
It contains:
- the eno4 gene encoding enolase 4, producing MDYNKMRMAAAEYFRRNGVPATLQRLLNEYFVHQPPDIHGYLADCLLKLSTPPKISDLRGRAVFLGNGQLIVEAEVFCIDCNKEKRMSSAAVLSTFAPVGAEESQRSSDYVEIALQWIHEPFRRLLLDQNPCDQSEIDQMLGDFFTSYREEEKARRDKLKAEAKEHEAVTLVPVTPAKEKKSKGKKTIVDEKLFPPPELPEPVLLEGMAVGSVSLAVAKCGAEIKGMPLYKYISALKNQKEPAHFHVPVPWITLLSCGKKSPGKLCLLEEIILISKVGHPVKQSVTLAFELQKEMIKLMSTSGKGGITLSSVSDHGVLRASCDRLEQPLDLITDACRNLKVPLGVDVFLALNCAAPKLMDYSKGKYEVATGGLKSPDELIEVYLNLTSKYPAVVAIIDPFRREEAEQWEKLSSRIGISCSLLSDITHKPQDPVLPGVNGYVFRHANETTVSDIIHATVSYQGAVVMDTMFSESCSSGSFADLAVGLGLDYVKLGGLSGVETMAKYNRLTAIEEELAQQGLLVCKEPEPPLFSKEPKEELASAEETK